A single Triticum dicoccoides isolate Atlit2015 ecotype Zavitan chromosome 2A, WEW_v2.0, whole genome shotgun sequence DNA region contains:
- the LOC119356674 gene encoding probable folate-biopterin transporter 2 encodes MERLQETPHGDGNLKAAPDPGHGGGNGGCIAPSGTLPCGWLGRLSRELHWSFVLAVVAVYGACQGVGSSFGSVAAGYYWKDVQRVQPAASQFYQGVVNVPWVVKPLWGLFTDVVPVAGYRRRPYLLLAGVMGVSSMLTLALRRTPAIAPALVAFTTQAAGAAIADVVVDAMVAQNSISHPPLAADMQSLCGYCSSAGALVGYSISGLVVHAIGSQGALGLLSIPSVLVFSAGILVKEDRAKDFEYNQVHRKFYEAVESMWATLKCPQVWRPCVYMFLMFVLSPDIQGGLFYWYTDSSTGLAFSEGFIGLIYSIGSVGSLLGVLLYQNMLKDYPFRGLLLWGQLLACLSGMIDLVLVTRLNLRLGMPDYLFAVMDNSVSQLIGQLKWLPLLVLCSKLCPVGIEGTFFALLMSIQNLGLLMSAWWGGLLLHALGVTRTEFGNLWVAVLARNAMRLLPLAFLFLVPRSDQNSTILPAEMLLADGGSPGDVEPGASGAIEFSVLHGDEHTEFVETEEEELELTPLMEKI; translated from the exons ATGGAGCGGCTCCAAGAAACACCCCACGGAGATGGGAATCTCAAGGCCGCCCCAGATCCCGGACACGGAGGCGGCAATGGCGGCTGCATCGCTCCCAGTGGCACCCTCCCCTGCGGCTGGCTCGGCCGCCTGTCCCGCGAGCTGCATTGGAGCTTCGTGCTCGCCGTCGTCGCCGTCTACGGCGCCTGCCAGGGCGTCGGCTCCTCATTCGGCAGCGTCGCCGCGGGGTACTACTGGAAGGACGTGCAGCGCGTGCAGCCGGCCGCCTCGCAGTTCTACCAGGGCGTTGTCAACGTTCCCTGGGTCGTCAAGCCCCTCTGGGGCCTCTTCACcgacgtcgtccccgtcgccggctACCGCCGCCGCCCGTACCTCCTCCTCGCAG GCGTCATGGGCGTGTCATCCATGCTCACGCTTGCTCTGCGCCGCACGCCGGCGATCGCACCGGCATTGGTGGCGTTCACGACGCAGGCCGCGGGCGCCGCCATAGCCGACGTGGTGGTGGACGCCATGGTCGCGCAGAACAGCATAAGCCACCCTCCGCTCGCCGCCGACATGCAGAGCCTGTGCGGGTATTGCTCCTCCGCCGGCGCATTGGTGGGGTACTCCATCAGCGGTCTCGTCGTCCATGCAATAGGTTCCCAG GGGGCTCTTGGCTTGCTGAGCATCCCCTCCGTGCTCGTATTTTCGGCCGGGATTCTCGTCAAGGAGGACCGGGCCAAGGATTTCGAGTACAACCAG GTTCACAGGAAGTTCTACGAAGCAGTTGAATCAATGTGGGCAACATTGAAGTGCCCGCAGGTCTGGAGGCCGTGTGTTTACATGTTCTTAATGTTCGTGCTAAGCCCGGACATCCAAGGAGGGCTGTTCTACTGGTACACAGATTCGAGTACCGGACTCGCATTTTCCGAG GGATTCATTGGTCTCATCTACTCGATAGGCTCAGTCGGGTCGCTGCTCGGCGTCCTGCTCTACCAGAACATGCTCAAGGACTACCCGTTCCGCGGCCTGCTGCTATGGGGCCAGCTGCTGGCCTGCCTGTCCGGGATGATCGACCTGGTGCTGGTCACCAGGCTGAACCTGAGGCTCGGCATGCCGGACTACCTCTTCGCCGTGATGGACAACAGCGTGTCCCAGCTGATCGGCCAGCTGAAATGGCTGCCGCTCCTCGTGCTCTGCTCCAAGCTCTGCCCCGTGGGGATCGAGGGCACCTTCTTCGCCCTGCTCATGTCCATCCAGAACCTCGGCCTGCTCATGTCCGCCTGGTGGGGCGGCCTCCTGCTGCACGCGCTGGGCGTGACGCGGACCGAGTTCGGGAACCTCTGGGTGGCCGTGCTGGCGAGGAACGCCATGCGGCTGCTCCCGCTGGCGTTCCTGTTCCTGGTGCCTCGGAGCGACCAGAACTCGACCATCCTTCCCGCGGAGATGCTGCTTGCGGACGGAGGTTCCCCGGGGGATGTGGAACCAGGGGCGTCAGGTGCCATCGAGTTTTCTGTCCTCCATGGAGATGAACATACTGAATTTGTTGAGACTGAGGAAGAGGAACTAGAGCTGACCCCGCTCATGGAGAAGATCTGA